A single Myxococcales bacterium DNA region contains:
- a CDS encoding serine/threonine protein kinase, whose protein sequence is MSDAFPTLSRAQSFVGRKVNNYNVVSLLGVGGMGAVYVAEHPFIDRKVAIKVLKREHTEDESLIRRFFNEAKAASAIRHPHIVEIFDMGELDDGIPYIVMELLAGESLRALIEREKQLDVSTAIRITHQTAAALTAAHAKGIIHRDLKPDNLHMVAAESGRGEHVKVLDFGIAKLRPEMAGSNGGTNTGAVMGTPPYMSPEQCLGINADIDSRTDIYALGVILFQMLCGRTPFVGTGMGEILVAHVTKQPPLPSAFNAKVPPDVEGIILKALSKRREDRFATMSELQTALMAVTAQENAPLKTMTLPEADRTSAAVATPPETPAPRSVRPTTPLPAATKQGGNDLHAKMQTDLGQVPRNAGSSSKHVVLLLAVVVFGGVVAFLWMGRRGGEARVTAPVPVVTPGPVLAPPREALPVPVEVAPTPPTQPMVQDAHPVPAPVARRKSKVHRDRMGAQVDGTPAPAIHSPQTTKLRGAPVNVVAPGPAPPPVPPKPKKKIIPSLEF, encoded by the coding sequence ATGTCCGACGCGTTTCCCACATTAAGCCGGGCCCAATCGTTTGTTGGTCGTAAGGTCAACAACTACAACGTGGTTTCGCTGTTGGGGGTGGGGGGCATGGGGGCGGTTTATGTTGCGGAGCATCCGTTCATTGATCGCAAGGTGGCGATCAAGGTTTTGAAGCGCGAGCACACCGAAGACGAATCGCTGATTCGCCGGTTCTTTAACGAGGCGAAGGCGGCGAGCGCGATCAGGCATCCGCACATCGTCGAGATCTTCGACATGGGCGAGTTGGACGATGGCATCCCCTACATCGTGATGGAGTTGCTGGCGGGCGAAAGTTTGCGGGCGCTCATCGAGCGCGAAAAGCAGCTGGACGTTTCCACGGCCATCCGAATCACCCACCAGACTGCGGCAGCTTTGACAGCAGCGCACGCCAAGGGAATCATCCACCGCGATTTGAAGCCCGACAACTTGCACATGGTAGCGGCAGAAAGCGGCCGCGGCGAACACGTCAAGGTGCTTGATTTTGGCATCGCTAAGCTGCGCCCCGAAATGGCGGGCAGCAACGGCGGCACAAACACCGGGGCAGTGATGGGCACGCCGCCGTATATGTCGCCGGAGCAGTGCTTGGGGATCAACGCCGACATTGACAGCCGCACGGATATCTATGCGTTGGGCGTGATTCTGTTTCAGATGTTGTGTGGTCGGACGCCGTTTGTCGGCACAGGCATGGGCGAGATCCTGGTGGCGCATGTGACGAAGCAACCGCCGTTGCCATCAGCGTTCAATGCGAAGGTTCCACCCGACGTTGAAGGCATCATCTTGAAGGCATTGTCGAAGAGGCGCGAGGATCGCTTTGCGACGATGTCTGAGCTTCAAACAGCATTGATGGCGGTGACTGCACAGGAAAATGCGCCTCTGAAGACGATGACGTTACCGGAAGCGGACCGAACCAGTGCGGCTGTTGCTACGCCACCCGAGACGCCTGCGCCTAGGTCGGTCCGACCAACCACGCCGCTGCCGGCAGCGACCAAACAAGGGGGGAATGACCTGCACGCCAAAATGCAGACTGACCTCGGTCAAGTGCCACGGAATGCGGGTTCGTCGAGCAAGCACGTTGTGCTTTTGTTGGCTGTAGTCGTGTTCGGGGGTGTCGTGGCGTTTTTGTGGATGGGTCGGCGGGGAGGCGAAGCGCGCGTGACAGCTCCTGTGCCGGTTGTGACGCCTGGACCGGTTTTGGCGCCTCCCCGGGAAGCTCTACCCGTGCCAGTTGAGGTGGCTCCAACCCCGCCTACGCAGCCAATGGTGCAAGACGCCCACCCTGTACCTGCCCCTGTAGCACGCCGTAAATCCAAGGTACACCGTGACCGAATGGGTGCGCAGGTTGATGGCACACCGGCGCCGGCCATCCATTCACCTCAAACGACAAAGCTTCGAGGAGCCCCTGTCAACGTGGTTGCACCTGGACCGGCTCCCCCACCCGTGCCACCGAAGCCCAAGAAGAAAATTATACCTTCCCTAGAATTTTGA
- a CDS encoding TetR/AcrR family transcriptional regulator has protein sequence MSNKPPPKHLPQAGRAGPAKKRKPARYHHGDLRRSLLDAALRVVANQGVEAVKLNVLAKGLRVSVAAPFRHFPTKEALLVALAEEGANLMVQRLAQAAAREVDPLEAQRARGVAYVRFAVDKPGYFRLLVRPEILNASEHLRHLTASSEALMEPILGRRHRGQASAELAKRSAGVLAAQALTYGLARMIVDGLLGEVNAADAERLAYELTGVLGEGLIASDARSLG, from the coding sequence ATGTCGAACAAACCGCCCCCCAAACACCTCCCACAAGCTGGCCGCGCCGGCCCAGCGAAGAAGCGCAAGCCCGCGCGCTACCACCACGGCGATCTTCGCCGCTCGCTCCTCGACGCTGCGCTTCGGGTGGTGGCCAACCAGGGGGTAGAGGCCGTGAAGTTGAACGTTCTCGCAAAGGGGCTGCGGGTTTCGGTGGCGGCCCCCTTTCGCCACTTTCCCACCAAAGAGGCGCTGCTCGTGGCCCTTGCCGAAGAGGGGGCCAACCTTATGGTCCAGCGACTGGCCCAAGCGGCCGCGCGCGAGGTGGATCCGCTGGAGGCGCAGCGAGCCAGGGGGGTGGCCTATGTGCGTTTCGCCGTCGATAAGCCAGGCTACTTTCGTTTGCTGGTGAGGCCCGAGATCTTGAACGCATCAGAGCATCTCCGCCATCTCACCGCATCCAGCGAGGCGTTGATGGAACCAATCCTCGGGCGCCGCCATCGCGGCCAAGCCTCGGCTGAACTTGCCAAGAGAAGCGCAGGCGTGCTCGCTGCACAAGCGCTTACCTACGGTTTGGCCCGCATGATTGTAGACGGGCTGCTTGGCGAGGTAAATGCAGCCGACGCCGAACGTCTTGCCTACGAGCTTACTGGCGTGCTCGGCGAAGGTTTGATCGCAAGCGATGCACGAAGCCTCGGATGA
- a CDS encoding beta-lactamase family protein, whose amino-acid sequence MGFRNYDVSVTNIKRKRNPRFNTRPWLLVAAVALTPFGCGQLTVKEINARLAASLADAVTEDEEVKSAALLVDAPRLGLSVQLAVGVAHEATGTAMTTETPFLSASIGKLFVATAVMKLVADGRLSLDDPLTKWVPLSSITGLPVVGGDRALGRITVQMLLTHRSGLPDYFSGKPRAGAERLFDVMAKQPGTTWTRTALLDYARQHYDPVGAPGTIFAYADTNYDLLGMVLEGVVAGGAHAIAAGAPPTFHQVVRQEVLTPLALGSTWYHAFETAPPGLPTTADVFIKSVNMTGASSLSADQAGGGLVTTLGDLGRFIRALVEGRPVPLSTMATAYTKDAMHAGIDVGLCAWRIRPRGIFFALGGLPDLVGHSGATGAFAYYAAEHDAVIVGTFNQTTWQENHVKFLLSDVLPVLARARRS is encoded by the coding sequence ATGGGTTTTCGCAACTACGATGTTAGTGTGACTAACATAAAGCGGAAGCGCAATCCCCGATTCAACACAAGGCCATGGCTCCTGGTGGCCGCTGTGGCGTTGACTCCGTTCGGCTGTGGCCAACTCACCGTCAAAGAAATAAACGCTCGGCTCGCGGCCTCGCTGGCCGATGCGGTTACAGAAGACGAGGAGGTTAAAAGTGCGGCTCTCCTTGTCGACGCCCCTCGGCTTGGCTTGAGTGTTCAGCTGGCAGTCGGCGTTGCACACGAGGCCACCGGCACGGCCATGACCACCGAAACACCTTTTCTCTCTGCAAGCATTGGAAAGCTCTTCGTGGCCACTGCGGTGATGAAGCTCGTTGCCGACGGGCGCCTGTCGCTTGACGATCCACTCACCAAGTGGGTCCCGCTAAGCTCTATCACCGGGCTCCCCGTGGTGGGGGGGGACAGAGCGCTTGGCCGCATCACCGTGCAAATGCTTCTGACACATCGCTCTGGCCTGCCTGACTACTTTTCGGGCAAGCCACGGGCAGGAGCCGAACGTCTCTTTGATGTGATGGCCAAGCAGCCGGGCACAACGTGGACGCGCACCGCCTTGCTTGACTACGCCCGCCAGCACTACGACCCAGTGGGTGCGCCCGGCACAATATTCGCCTACGCCGACACGAACTACGACCTCCTCGGCATGGTGCTCGAAGGCGTAGTGGCGGGTGGAGCCCATGCCATAGCCGCGGGCGCCCCTCCCACATTCCATCAGGTCGTTCGCCAAGAGGTGCTCACGCCGCTTGCACTCGGGTCCACGTGGTACCACGCGTTCGAGACAGCTCCTCCCGGGCTCCCTACAACCGCCGACGTTTTCATCAAAAGCGTGAACATGACGGGGGCGAGCTCGCTCTCCGCGGATCAGGCGGGCGGCGGCTTGGTAACAACGCTGGGCGATCTGGGGCGCTTCATTCGAGCCCTGGTCGAAGGTCGTCCGGTGCCGCTATCAACCATGGCCACCGCGTACACGAAAGACGCCATGCATGCGGGCATTGACGTGGGGCTGTGCGCGTGGCGGATTCGCCCTCGGGGGATCTTCTTCGCTCTTGGCGGTTTGCCTGATCTGGTTGGGCATTCCGGCGCAACGGGCGCCTTCGCCTACTATGCTGCGGAGCACGACGCGGTGATTGTTGGCACCTTCAATCAAACCACTTGGCAGGAAAACCACGTTAAGTTCTTATTAAGCGACGTTCTACCAGTGCTGGCCCGCGCCCGAAGGAGCTGA